DNA from Plasmodium yoelii strain 17X genome assembly, chromosome: 13:
aaaaacataaaaaaatggaagttatattttagtaatgtaaataaataaatatatatatatattacaaaatttttattttagttAGTTTTAACTAATATTTaatcattaatttttatgaacaaatttttttctacatttttttttttttacaacaaCCAATAtttagaattttttttattaacaaatcaTAATTTTAGTTGTGTGTACTATTTATTAGCTATTTTGttaatgttataaaaaaaaagttaaaaaaatatatgtagtATTGGAGATTAATATAGTaactttaatttttaataaggCAAAcgctaatttttatgttttatatatatatatttttttttgagaatTGTTCTTgcctatttaaaaaaatatcgataaaaaaAAGCCATaacaattaaatttttttttttaatataatatttttcatatttattttattttttccatttaaaAAAGACGTTGTGTAAGTGAACTCTTTTGTTATTTCGTTatactatatttattattttgttttattttattttatttattttttgtattatttatttattattttgtttattatttttttgtttattgtttttttgtttattgtACAACATCGCTGAATAAATCAATAAATAGTTACTAGAGTTTTgttggaaaaaatatatataatgatatttTTCCGAATAGACAGCAATGTCctataaaaacataaaaaagtagacattttaaaaatatataaaataggcATATAACATATTAGAATTGagtatattaatttgttttaatattatatatatgtgtgtatgtATATGAGTATCTTTGTACATTAGGTGCACAGTTGAATGCTTAATATATCCATTAACTGCTGAATTATCAATATGCTGAAAAATACcataaaaacaaatagaaCAAAGCGAGAACAAGTaaacaaaattttattttcgttATTTTGTTAAGATATTTATCAATTATTTTCTcataatttatctatattttttgagaAGCCATTtagtaatattttatatcatttttaaaaattctttTATAGAGTAGGGcattattagaaaaaaaattgtcgAAAGATTCTGTTACGTCTACAAAATTTTgcgtaataataataaatatttatatttttatatatggaTAAATCATATGGGTGTAGCGTGGGTTTATCCTTTGGCATTACgtttttctccttttttgcataaatatatatatatgtatgtcatttaaattttgataaatttataataatatttttacactTTTATAGGATTCATCTGAAGATCGAGAAGAAGATTTAAACAGCAGCAACAacattaatttaaatatattgaaaaaatcaaataatacaaaaatttCAAATGCTGATAATACTGATTCATTTATTCGTAACAATAAGTCGTATTTGAAAAGTTTTTCTGCAAAAtctaacaaaaaaaattcatacaAGTTAAATAAAGTGATTGAATTGAATAAGGATAACGACATAGTTTCatataataacataaaaCAAGAACATTCGAAAAGAGAAGAGACAAATTTAGGTGATAGTATAATTTAtgataatatagaaaataataactttGGGGTATATAGTGGAAAGCCTCAAGAAAGTATCAGAAATCAAATACAAAGTGAAAATCAAGTAATATCtaattttaaagaaaataataatatatttctgaGGAACGTATCAGATATACCAAGTGGTGGGAACATAACAaatttatcttatatatcaCCATTTGAAAAAGGCAACTTGATAAATactgaaaataatttacgTAGTGATATTACTGTTAATAACAAATTGGCATATCCGTATTATGATAACAAAagtaattatttaaaaaacgaATTAGATTATTGCAATATATCTGATACATTTAAATCATCTTCTATTATTGGTGCAAATTATAATACCACCAATTTGTATAATGATAATTACTTAGAAGCTATTAACAAAGAAAATTTgaaattttttatgaataataatttgaacaTACGCgaaaataatttgaataattaCACTAACAGTCTTAAACCATATGCGCTTGGTAATTACAATAACTACAATTTGcctacatataataataatagtaatttGAGCAATAATTTGAGCAACAATTTGAGCAGTGCTACGAGtaataattttgatttaTATGGACATAATAATTCATTAGTTAGGGATAAATTTACCGCGCCGCATTCAAATTTTAATAGTATAGAAAATAAGCATAAAGACATAGAAGCATATAATAAGCCTTTAAATGAGTTATATAGTAACCCATATATAACGAATGAAATGGACTTtacaaatatgtataatagtTATACACCAATAGACAATAATAACACCAAAAAAGTTATTGATAATTCAAATTACATAATTAATGGAAGTACATCATTACCTATGTCAAATTTAGGTACATCTAATTTTGGGATTACAGCCCCTGGAAATGTTTacgataataaaataaatttagatgtgtataataataatagtaatgatCACCATATTAATCTGAATGAAACCAAATTTTCAGagcatattaataatgaatCTAGTAATTGTATGATTAAGGAACCTATAGTAGAAAacgaaaataaattattaaaaccTGCAAATACAATATTGGAAAATGAAATAAGACAAACGGATGTTACAGTATCTGAAAAAGTTAGTTCTCACACTGACTATTCCAGAGCAACTCACAGTTCCCATGTtgttgataaaaaaatagtgcATGAAGGATTTGAAACTATAAAAATCCCCAAATACCGTGAAGTAGAAATAGTTGAGAAAATTGTTGAAATTCCAGTAGTACACAAAGTTAACAAATATGTGAATAAGTATGAAATTAAAGAAGTAGAAAAGGTAGTAAAGAAGCCAATTAACAAATATGTTGAAACTAAAATAGAAGTACCTGAATTACATTTCCAAGACAAAATAGTTGAGGTTCCTGAATTACAAGAAGTTGTAAAGATTGTTGAAAAGGAAGAAGTGAAAGAAAGACTTgtatataagaataaaattgaaacaaaaataataccaAAATATATTGAAGTGCCTGTGATCAAAATAGTCAACAAATATGAAAGTTATGATGATATAGGTGAAGTTATAAAAACAGTGCCAGTAAAGAAAATAGTGGAAATACCAAAtgaagtaataaaaaaagttaaagttcctattaaaaaaataattgaagaACCTAATTATGTtccaataattaaatatcgAGATATTCCAATAGAAAAAATTAGATATGTTCCTAAAGTCCAAACAATTGaattagtaaaaaatattcctAAAATTATAGATATTCCAGTTCCAGTAAAAGTtcccaaaataaaaataatagataaaCCAGTTTAcgtaaataaatatgttgaTAGACCAGTAGTTGTACCAGTTTCAAAAACAATTAAgccaatatataaatatgaaggTAAAAAGGTGATAGAAATACCTATACATAAACCTTACATTGTTACACACGATACAATTGTTCCTAGGTATGTTGATAATGATATGCGTAATGGTAGATGCGAAGTATATGCTAGAAGATTAGACATAAATTCGTTGAATCCAACAATAAGaaatgaattatttaatacagtaaataaaaacaacTTTAATTTACAAAGGTCAATGAGTGCAAGTAATCTTTTAggaaatagaaaatatacTGGTGACATTTGCTATTCATCTAACAATATAAACTTTAatggaataaataaaattgatagCAATACATTATTGTCGAACAGATATTCTAAATTAAATTTCGACAAAAAATGTGATTTTGGTTATAATACAAGTGTACGAAATAATATGAGATATGTTCCAGAAACCATGTCtcgaaataataatatgcatgCTAATAGAAATTCGAATGGATTACAATTTTCGAAAAGtttgaataataataataatatagggATGGGTAGTAATGGTTTTTTTGActtttcaaaaaatgtttGTCATTCGAGTAACCCAATAAAAGGCAGCAATAACAATGGCAGAGGGGGCCCTATgtttaatttaaatgaaattATTGTCAAAGGCAGAAATAGAAGCAATAGTATTAATGGTAGAGATAGAAGTGGCTTAGCAAGAAATGGTTTTAATTCTCCAAATAGATTACATAATGGCAATAGTGGGAAAAATTTGAATTTTAACCAAAATTCTcaatttaacaaaaatacGGGGAACAATAATTATGGGTATATAAACAATATGACGAATAAATTTAAGAATGAAGAACAATTATATAAGTACCAATCAGATACTCGAGAAAATATAAGAAGCAATGATTACAGAAGTAGAAATAATTCCAATAGTATCCCCCCATCAAGAAATCTAAGCCCTAGTGTCGGATCTGTCGATGGAATTAGCACATATGTTGTTGAATATTTAGGAGATaatgaaagaaaaattaGCGATCGTAGTTTTactaatgaaataaataacaatatgTCAGAAAATATAGGTAGCAATTATTCTTTTAGTGGTGATATGTGTACATAGGGAAATGAATGATTTTTTAGTTCATGGATGAAAATAGAAATAGAAAGacgtgaaaaaaaaaagaaaaaacaatttcagaaatattataatatgttaAGTGGTAGTTGTTTAAATATGgatattgattttttttgtcaGTGTTAGAATGGATTGTGTGTGAAATGAAGTTTCTTTGTTTTAGTGCGTTTTTATTTCGTTAAATTTGTGACTTTTTCGtaattgttctaataattaaatGCTATTATAATGCAAAAGAAGTGTTGCATAAAAATGGCGTAACCGATTTTGTGACTTTAGTAAAGTTTGACAAGAACAAGGTGAGGTTTAAATTTTTGTGGcttaatttaatttgtttggtagtatatatatatacaataaataagtatatattttactttgTTCATATGTCAATTTGTCATAGTGTATaattaaaatgtttttttatttattgtgtGCCAAAACGACATGCATAAAAatcgttttttattttagctAATTTTCgaagataataatatgtgtatacactcaattatatatattactgaGATATTCAAACATTTTTACATGCATTTTTTCCTTTTGTGACAAGTACGGAATATGgtacttttatttattgacTTTACCCATTACTAACTAGttgtgaatatataaatatagaaaataagtCGATACTATATTCGATTGAGACtcgaaaaattaaataatttcaaaaaaaaaaaattgagtttaacctttttaaaaaattaaatttctatcgaaaaaaaaaaaaaagattatgtaattttttttatactaagtatattttgaatatattgtagatgaaaaaaaatatagaaagataatatatatttcgaCTTGCGTAATTATAAGAAAGGTTTAGCTTAATGGTTTGTatagtataaataaaattaagtaatttttttaaaagtctgatataatatataaatgtcgATGTTTATGTTAAAAACTTAATAGTTATTTATCAGTGTAAAAAACATGAATTTGAATATACCTGAAATATTTGAATTTGTGTAACaatgatatataaatataaaaaaaattgatttaTTGGttgaatttataattttttacgttataaatttttaaatatgaaaaaaatttcaaAGTACATTACAATTATcgctatattatttttagcTCGATTTCTATGTattaaggaaaaaaaaacaggtataatttttttttcgtgcttttattatatatataattatattaatatgagtctacacaaaataatttttaatgttaattttgattaaaatttattattgttttatatatttattattattatttatattttagattatttattatttttttattatttttgcttACTTTaccaaatatataatgagaaaaataatatttttaatcgTTATAGTGTTATCCTTTTTAGGattaatacaaaataaagGTAGAACCCCGAATAGAAAttctaaaataaaaagacTACCTGTAATTAAAGATTCTACCCAATTAATAAGTATTATAGATAAAACACCTACAAAGCAATATATAACTTATGTTTATCATAGTTCTATTTGTTCTTATTGTTCTTTAATAACGGATGCTTTAAAAGATAATGAGCATgttaaaatgataaatattaatgaagATAGTAAATTAGAAGATTTAATAAAAACAGATAAACCTATTGttgttatattaaaaaatataaataaggAAGAATCAGTTGAGAGAagtaaattttattatgaatTACAAAAAAAGGGAGGTAAAGTTCGAGTTCCAGCTTTAGAAATAGATAATCACATAATGTATGAGTCTAAAGAGATATTAGCATTTTATAAGCATTTACTTAGTAAATTTGAGAAttgaataatttaaattaaatatataattaattttaaaattatatttataaggcGTAGATTAAAGCAAGAAAGAAATTGGTAactaaattaaaaatgttgaaTTTTTTGAACATATGAGTGTGTGTGAAGtgagaaaataataaaatttattatatattatatattatatattatatattatagaattaaacaaattataaattattaatatcagTATTTTTCAGTATatggatataaaaataagacaAAACATATTAAAGTTTTAAGTAAATagaaattaataattatggAAAGTTTGTATTActttatgtatacatatagtcttatttccatttttttattttgttgattttttgtatagtttattattaattaaaaaattttctataaatttaatttattaaaataaaattaaaaaaataaatatgttatactatatataatgtaagtgttaattttaatatatatatttgatattatattatactatactatattatattatactatactatattatattatactatAATATACTATACTATACATGATgagtaatattttttccaacTTAATATATTGTGC
Protein-coding regions in this window:
- a CDS encoding inner membrane complex protein 1f, putative, translated to MLKNTIKTNRTKREQSRALLEKKLSKDSVTSTKFCDSSEDREEDLNSSNNINLNILKKSNNTKISNADNTDSFIRNNKSYLKSFSAKSNKKNSYKLNKVIELNKDNDIVSYNNIKQEHSKREETNLGDSIIYDNIENNNFGVYSGKPQESIRNQIQSENQVISNFKENNNIFLRNVSDIPSGGNITNLSYISPFEKGNLINTENNLRSDITVNNKLAYPYYDNKSNYLKNELDYCNISDTFKSSSIIGANYNTTNLYNDNYLEAINKENLKFFMNNNLNIRENNLNNYTNSLKPYALGNYNNYNLPTYNNNSNLSNNLSNNLSSATSNNFDLYGHNNSLVRDKFTAPHSNFNSIENKHKDIEAYNKPLNELYSNPYITNEMDFTNMYNSYTPIDNNNTKKVIDNSNYIINGSTSLPMSNLGTSNFGITAPGNVYDNKINLDVYNNNSNDHHINLNETKFSEHINNESSNCMIKEPIVENENKLLKPANTILENEIRQTDVTVSEKVSSHTDYSRATHSSHVVDKKIVHEGFETIKIPKYREVEIVEKIVEIPVVHKVNKYVNKYEIKEVEKVVKKPINKYVETKIEVPELHFQDKIVEVPELQEVVKIVEKEEVKERLVYKNKIETKIIPKYIEVPVIKIVNKYESYDDIGEVIKTVPVKKIVEIPNEVIKKVKVPIKKIIEEPNYVPIIKYRDIPIEKIRYVPKVQTIELVKNIPKIIDIPVPVKVPKIKIIDKPVYVNKYVDRPVVVPVSKTIKPIYKYEGKKVIEIPIHKPYIVTHDTIVPRYVDNDMRNGRCEVYARRLDINSLNPTIRNELFNTVNKNNFNLQRSMSASNLLGNRKYTGDICYSSNNINFNGINKIDSNTLLSNRYSKLNFDKKCDFGYNTSVRNNMRYVPETMSRNNNMHANRNSNGLQFSKSLNNNNNIGMGSNGFFDFSKNVCHSSNPIKGSNNNGRGGPMFNLNEIIVKGRNRSNSINGRDRSGLARNGFNSPNRLHNGNSGKNLNFNQNSQFNKNTGNNNYGYINNMTNKFKNEEQLYKYQSDTRENIRSNDYRSRNNSNSIPPSRNLSPSVGSVDGISTYVVEYLGDNERKISDRSFTNEINNNMSENIGSNYSFSGDMCT